From the genome of Alkalibaculum bacchi:
GAATTTTTATTACCACCATTACATTAGGTATTTGCTATCCCTGGGCTTTATGTATGGTTTATGGATGGAGAATAAATCATACTGTGGTAGAAGGTAGAAGGCTTCAATTTAATGGTAGTGCAGTTGGTTTATTTGGCAATTGGATTAAATGGTTTTTGCTTACTATTATCACATTTGGAATTTATGGTTTTTGGCTAAGTATTGCCCTTGAAAAATGGAAAGCAAAAAACACAACATTTGCAAATTAAATTGAAAATTATTTATATTCTAAGTAGGATAGTAGGATAACACAACAACAAAGGGCAGATTCCAAGAATTTACTATTTACATAAATTATCCCACTGCTTTTGCGAGATAGTGAAAGAAAAATGATAATTAATAAGCTGTATTTTATATATTAATAATCTTATTATATGAAAAAAGAGCAAAAAAAGACTTAGCAAACTCACCACGTGTCTAGTGAACAATTAGTTAGTGGTGAGTTGATATGAATATGGAGAATACTTAAGCCGCTGAAACCGCATGAAGGAATTTAGGCCTACATCCTTGTACCTATAATCTTCACTTAATAGCTCGAAGCCTTGGTTACAAAGGCTTGCTACTCTTGAAAGAGTTAGATTGCCAATCTCTTTACATATTTGTTTGTAGCTGTAATCACATAGGTCTCTAATGAGAAAGATTAAGATTACCTTGTATTCAGTAATAGCGTGGCAATATTTTGTTTTATATTACAGACATCTGCAACGGTTTCAAGGATTTGGTTTTGTTCTAGGTCTTTGAAATATATGTAGCATTCGCTACGGTACTCATATGGTTTAGTTGTAATAAAGTAATTTACTATTTCGAGCAGCTTTTGTTTTTGCGTGACATTATTGCAACTAGTTACAAATTCAGCATAGATTTTGTGAGCTACTTTTGGATTTTTGTCAAATTGAGAGAGAATAAAGTCGGTATCGAGGATGCCAAGGTCATCAGCGCGATAGTCTAGTTCATCTAGATAGGTAGAACTACAAACGGTTTTGATTTTCGTACACGTGATATAAAATTTGAATTTGTCGCTGTGTTAATGTTGATGAGGAGATAAATTACTATGATAGAAAAACTAAAAATTCAAGATTTCGATACAATATATGATCTAATGGAAATGAGTTTTCCAAGTGATGAATATAGAACCTACGATGAGCAAAAAGCACTGCTCAATAACCCTGGCTATTCTATATATGTGTTGTGTAACGAATCTCAAGATATTAAGGCTTTTATTGCGGTTTGGGAATTTAATAAATTCGCTTACATCGAACATTTTGTTGTAAATCCTGAGCATAGAAATGGTGGAATTGGAGGATATATACTGAATGAACTGGTGGAACTGCTTGATAAAACCGTTTGTCTGGAAGTTGAACCGCCAGAAACAGAAATGGCGAGCAGGCGTATTGGCTTCTACAAGCGAAATAATTTTTTCCTTAACGAATATCCATATATGCAACCTCCAATATCTCAGGGAAAGAAGGCCATTCCTTTGTTCATCATGACTTCAGGTAGCAAAGTGGATGAGGACATATTTGAGCAAATAAAAAGCACTTTGTATACCAAGGTGTATAAATACATATAAGCAGAAAATTTCAGCTTTTCGCTGAAAAACCAATAGGCAACATATTTTAAGAATTTGCTATTTAAATAAATTCCCCTACTATTTTTGCAAGATTATGAAATCTGTTTTGGAATACGTGACCATGGCGT
Proteins encoded in this window:
- a CDS encoding DUF898 family protein: METNIERGNVKQDSYFDGGLLQLIGWSLLGIFITTITLGICYPWALCMVYGWRINHTVVEGRRLQFNGSAVGLFGNWIKWFLLTIITFGIYGFWLSIALEKWKAKNTTFAN
- a CDS encoding GNAT family N-acetyltransferase; translated protein: MIEKLKIQDFDTIYDLMEMSFPSDEYRTYDEQKALLNNPGYSIYVLCNESQDIKAFIAVWEFNKFAYIEHFVVNPEHRNGGIGGYILNELVELLDKTVCLEVEPPETEMASRRIGFYKRNNFFLNEYPYMQPPISQGKKAIPLFIMTSGSKVDEDIFEQIKSTLYTKVYKYI